The genomic window CGTGGATTAAGCCTATATAATGCACCGAAGTTTTATGTAGCTAGCTTATATTGGCACTTCATTGATGTTGTTTGGGTATTTATTTTTACAGTTGTATATTTAATGGGAATGGTGGGATAAACTGATGACAAATGAACAATTAAACTCAGGCAACCCTCGAGTAGACATTGAATATCGCCGCAGAAAAAGTGCTGAAGAAATGAAGCACCATATTATTTCATTCGCATTAATGATTTTCTTAACACTTGTTGCCTTCGTGGCAGTTGGGTATGAAGGATTTTCTGGATGGTTTATTATACCTTTCATTTTAATCCTTGCATGTGTTCAAGTAATTTTTCAATTATATTACTTCATGC from Bacillus sp. DTU_2020_1000418_1_SI_GHA_SEK_038 includes these protein-coding regions:
- the ctaF gene encoding cytochrome c oxidase subunit IVB, whose protein sequence is MTNEQLNSGNPRVDIEYRRRKSAEEMKHHIISFALMIFLTLVAFVAVGYEGFSGWFIIPFILILACVQVIFQLYYFMHMNNEGHEAPKLFMYSGMLIAFVTILCYTTIIWW